The proteins below come from a single uncultured Fibrobacter sp. genomic window:
- a CDS encoding DUF3536 domain-containing protein, giving the protein MSDKHPLYFTIHGHFYQPPRENPWTGVIENQPSARPFHDWNDRIASECYSPNSASRILSEHGHIVDIVNNYDFMSFNMGPTLMSWIRTNTPETYKRIQEADKRSRERLNGHGNAIAQVYNHVIMPLASEQDKRTQIHWGIEDFKFHFGRMPEAMWLAETAINLDTVVELIKAGIKFTILSPTQADSFRKLGDSEWKGCANTDIDTTRPYRIFPRDKEGNLVCDGYLDVFFYNPWLSSAVGFEHLLRNADTFGGRIRDAWDANREDPQLVSIGTDGESYGHHEPFGDMCAAWLYNRYAPQHNMVPVNYGWYLEKFPPQHEVLLKNFHGEGCAWSCAHGVGRWYRDCGCSTGGGPDWNQKWRGPLRDAFNHLKALADEIFINELQHLTAMDPWDVRNKYVDVLIAPGDSYRLKSFLNATLLHPHDPDECAKAVRLLEIQKFCMFSFTSCGWFFNDIEGLEPVQNMRYALRAMELLKPFLPEGRDIKAEVLEILAKATSNEHKWSGAEVFTKSAEEDVPAFVKQMAERAAIYHLGLEDDYLNKDYRLTASKISSRRRQTIVYTTYNDSTIDEHHASTILVLNDALGRVNLVVCNGDPRECGLSFVDNPNMTTEELKAAFPEAYVVRMRDLMSDSLKRINQLSTQRHLTDVTKTFSKFALDHGIPIDCLADPDHTLPDTMRKILSLEINAKIHHLALTYLDTPRDEDFARIHELIDEAKALDTTFSFGGTGRMFHRKLMGLIENVERNQDEASVRHITGLITVADWLELYIDKTTLENKVFPIYKKFMEDPNGKLAALKPMFDWLNFEVPHA; this is encoded by the coding sequence ATGAGCGACAAGCACCCCCTTTATTTTACGATCCACGGACATTTTTACCAACCGCCCCGAGAAAACCCCTGGACGGGAGTCATTGAAAATCAACCCAGCGCAAGGCCCTTCCACGACTGGAACGACCGCATCGCGAGTGAATGCTATAGTCCGAACTCCGCAAGCCGCATTTTGAGCGAACACGGGCACATTGTCGATATTGTCAACAACTACGACTTCATGAGTTTCAACATGGGTCCGACCTTGATGAGTTGGATCCGTACGAACACCCCGGAAACATACAAACGAATCCAAGAAGCGGACAAGCGCAGCCGCGAACGCCTGAACGGTCACGGCAACGCCATCGCCCAGGTGTACAACCATGTCATCATGCCGCTTGCAAGCGAACAGGACAAGCGCACGCAAATCCATTGGGGTATCGAAGATTTCAAGTTCCATTTCGGTCGCATGCCCGAGGCCATGTGGCTTGCCGAAACAGCCATCAACCTGGACACCGTCGTGGAACTCATCAAGGCCGGCATCAAGTTCACTATCCTCTCGCCGACGCAGGCTGACAGTTTCCGCAAGCTCGGCGACAGCGAATGGAAGGGATGCGCCAATACCGACATCGATACCACGCGCCCCTACCGCATTTTCCCGCGCGACAAGGAAGGCAACCTTGTCTGTGACGGTTACTTGGACGTCTTTTTCTACAATCCCTGGCTTTCTTCAGCTGTGGGGTTCGAGCACCTGCTCCGCAACGCGGACACCTTCGGAGGCCGCATCCGCGACGCCTGGGACGCCAACCGCGAAGACCCGCAGCTGGTAAGCATCGGTACCGACGGCGAAAGCTACGGCCACCACGAGCCCTTCGGCGACATGTGCGCCGCCTGGCTCTACAACCGCTACGCTCCCCAGCACAACATGGTGCCGGTCAACTACGGCTGGTATCTCGAGAAATTCCCGCCGCAGCACGAAGTCCTCTTGAAGAACTTCCACGGCGAAGGCTGTGCATGGAGTTGCGCCCACGGTGTCGGACGCTGGTACCGCGACTGCGGATGCTCCACGGGCGGCGGGCCGGACTGGAACCAGAAATGGCGCGGTCCCTTGCGCGACGCCTTCAACCACCTGAAGGCCCTCGCCGACGAAATCTTTATAAACGAACTCCAGCACCTTACGGCAATGGACCCGTGGGATGTCCGCAACAAGTACGTCGACGTTCTCATCGCCCCCGGTGACAGCTACCGCCTAAAGAGTTTCCTCAACGCCACGCTTCTGCACCCGCACGACCCGGATGAATGCGCCAAGGCAGTGCGTTTACTCGAAATCCAGAAATTCTGCATGTTCAGCTTTACAAGCTGCGGCTGGTTCTTCAACGATATCGAAGGCCTGGAACCCGTACAGAACATGCGCTATGCGCTGCGCGCCATGGAACTGCTCAAGCCGTTCCTCCCCGAAGGCCGCGACATCAAGGCCGAAGTCCTCGAAATCCTCGCGAAGGCCACGAGCAATGAGCACAAGTGGAGCGGAGCCGAAGTGTTCACAAAGTCTGCCGAAGAAGACGTCCCCGCCTTCGTCAAGCAGATGGCCGAACGCGCCGCCATTTACCACCTCGGGCTCGAAGACGACTACCTGAACAAGGACTACCGCCTCACCGCCTCGAAAATCTCGTCGCGACGCCGCCAGACCATAGTTTATACCACTTACAACGACTCGACTATCGACGAGCACCATGCATCGACCATTCTCGTGCTCAATGACGCGCTCGGGAGAGTCAACCTAGTTGTCTGCAACGGCGACCCCAGGGAATGCGGGCTCTCTTTTGTCGATAACCCGAACATGACTACCGAAGAGCTCAAGGCCGCATTCCCCGAGGCGTACGTCGTCCGCATGCGTGACCTCATGAGCGATTCCCTCAAGCGCATCAACCAGCTTTCGACGCAGCGCCACCTGACAGATGTCACCAAGACCTTCTCCAAGTTCGCGCTGGACCACGGCATTCCTATTGATTGCCTGGCCGACCCAGACCACACGCTGCCCGACACCATGCGCAAGATTCTCTCGCTTGAAATCAACGCGAAAATCCACCACCTCGCGCTCACGTACCTGGACACGCCCAGAGACGAAGACTTCGCAAGGATTCACGAACTTATCGACGAAGCGAAGGCTCTGGACACCACGTTCTCGTTCGGTGGCACGGGCCGCATGTTCCACAGGAAGTTGATGGGACTCATCGAGAATGTCGAGAGGAACCAGGACGAGGCATCCGTCAGGCACATCACGGGGCTCATCACCGTCGCGGACTGGCTGGAACTCTATATCGACAAGACCACGCTCGAAAACAAGGTCTTCCCCATCTACAAGAAGTTCATGGAAGATCCCAACGGCAAGCTGGCCGCGCTTAAGCCGATGTTCGACTGGCTGAACTTCGAGGTTCCCCATGCTTAA
- the hpt gene encoding hypoxanthine phosphoribosyltransferase translates to MLNLSKAPLIDAQKIAKRIGELGKQIGGEYDFDIIVGAMTGSFIFVADLCRAMPKKKAQIKFIKASSYGDSTESSQKVKVSGLDSIQVEGARILLVDDILDTGRTMKALVQELSARGAKEIRTCVFLDKPERREVPIRADYVGFEIPNAFVVGYGLDFADEYRTFPDVWTLVEE, encoded by the coding sequence ATGCTTAACCTGTCGAAAGCCCCGCTCATCGACGCCCAAAAAATTGCCAAACGCATCGGCGAACTGGGCAAGCAGATTGGCGGGGAATACGACTTCGACATCATCGTCGGGGCCATGACAGGCTCGTTCATCTTCGTGGCCGACCTCTGCCGGGCGATGCCCAAGAAGAAAGCGCAGATTAAGTTCATCAAAGCCTCAAGTTATGGGGACTCCACGGAATCTTCGCAAAAGGTCAAGGTGAGCGGGCTCGATTCCATACAGGTGGAAGGCGCACGCATCCTGCTGGTAGACGACATTTTGGACACCGGACGCACCATGAAGGCTCTCGTCCAGGAACTCTCCGCAAGGGGAGCCAAGGAAATCAGGACATGCGTGTTCCTCGACAAGCCCGAGCGCCGCGAAGTGCCGATCAGGGCCGATTACGTGGGTTTTGAAATCCCGAACGCGTTCGTCGTGGGTTACGGGCTCGATTTTGCGGACGAATACCGTACTTTTCCGGACGTCTGGACACTTGTAGAAGAATAA
- a CDS encoding collagen-binding domain-containing protein: protein MQRRKEHPDAGSRRRPGRELNPNANGIHVQTDFAGTIVAPNAEVVVGQAGKNFYGSIFAKSIVVHQYTKVTWVPFIPVQMNGVVAHIDNHEPLRYSVVF, encoded by the coding sequence CTGCAACGAAGAAAAGAACATCCCGACGCTGGAAGCCGAAGGCGACCAGGGCGGGAACTAAACCCGAATGCGAACGGGATTCATGTGCAAACCGACTTTGCAGGAACGATTGTAGCACCGAATGCAGAGGTCGTTGTTGGCCAAGCCGGAAAAAACTTCTATGGATCTATCTTCGCCAAGAGCATTGTGGTTCACCAATACACGAAAGTCACCTGGGTTCCGTTCATTCCCGTTCAAATGAATGGTGTAGTGGCACACATTGACAACCACGAACCTTTACGGTATTCTGTTGTTTTCTAG
- the queA gene encoding tRNA preQ1(34) S-adenosylmethionine ribosyltransferase-isomerase QueA encodes MEHKLSDYNFEFPPELIASRTAGKGKTHILYCPKNGGERRILKAPEIVDLFNPGDCLVVNNTKVIPARLYGHTLHGGEVETLLVQSLIPAEDGSARYEAQVRPGKAFKVGRELEIAGVKTVVEDVREDGARVLRFAVTPVELESVMNREGHVPLPPYINRPDDEDDKKAYQTIFAKYSGAVAAPTASLHFSEQMLEDLKARGVYVAEVTLHVGPGTFQNISVEDFTQHKMHGEHYELTKENAEIINKAKREGGRIVTVGTTSTRVVETIADANGIVKAQTGVTHAFFYPGYRYKIVDGLLTNFHWPKSSLILLVSAFYGRENTLAAYKMAVENKLKLFSYGDGMLIL; translated from the coding sequence ATGGAACACAAGCTTTCTGACTACAATTTTGAATTCCCGCCAGAGCTGATTGCGAGCCGCACGGCAGGGAAGGGCAAGACCCACATTCTATATTGCCCCAAGAACGGTGGCGAGAGGCGCATCCTCAAGGCTCCGGAGATTGTCGACTTGTTCAATCCCGGCGATTGCTTGGTGGTGAACAATACCAAGGTGATTCCCGCGAGGTTGTATGGCCACACGTTGCATGGCGGCGAGGTCGAGACGCTTCTGGTGCAGTCGCTGATTCCCGCCGAAGACGGCTCCGCCCGCTATGAGGCGCAGGTGCGCCCGGGTAAGGCTTTCAAGGTCGGCCGCGAACTCGAAATCGCGGGTGTGAAGACAGTCGTCGAAGACGTCCGTGAAGACGGGGCCCGCGTGCTGCGCTTTGCGGTGACTCCGGTGGAACTCGAGTCGGTGATGAACCGTGAGGGACATGTCCCGCTGCCGCCGTACATCAACCGCCCCGACGACGAAGACGACAAGAAGGCTTACCAGACGATTTTCGCGAAATATTCCGGCGCGGTGGCCGCCCCGACGGCGAGTTTGCACTTTAGCGAGCAAATGCTCGAAGACCTCAAGGCAAGGGGCGTGTACGTGGCCGAAGTGACTCTGCACGTGGGCCCCGGCACCTTCCAGAACATCTCGGTCGAAGACTTTACCCAGCACAAGATGCACGGCGAACATTACGAACTCACGAAGGAAAACGCCGAAATCATCAACAAGGCCAAGCGCGAAGGTGGCCGCATCGTGACGGTCGGGACGACGAGTACCCGCGTTGTCGAAACAATTGCCGATGCGAACGGAATCGTGAAAGCGCAGACGGGCGTGACGCATGCGTTCTTCTACCCCGGCTACCGCTACAAGATTGTGGACGGACTCCTCACCAATTTCCATTGGCCCAAGAGTTCGCTCATCCTGCTTGTCTCGGCGTTCTACGGGCGCGAAAATACGCTGGCCGCGTACAAAATGGCCGTCGAAAACAAGCTGAAACTGTTCAGCTACGGCGACGGAATGCTGATATTGTAA
- a CDS encoding WYL domain-containing protein yields MATGYEKISNIKNILCKPMTVESMAISMNCKARTIYRHIQQLGKENCGLHKFKQEGQTFYVIQPEQKTDFNQDLVKKLEKLRKSFESDSPTGIKNLKIIDNLINSLSVTDPDSFKVDPISVDPDFELDYGPFCDRNLKDTIVSKILKAIHDGVKVNITYRSATHEEEQTTVTVSPVKLVLRIDTLYLIAADDEFEETQIFKNYVVENIVNMTMTNIPVVKLSFDSKIHYKYTFGKWTDAKLQPQDISLLVKSKWLQSQFKKSNFVPAAVIKETKSRFVVELKLRITPDFKSWLLGVLPDVEILKPASLKADMKNLVKEAMKSLQG; encoded by the coding sequence ATGGCTACGGGTTACGAAAAGATTAGCAATATAAAGAATATTCTTTGCAAGCCAATGACCGTTGAGAGTATGGCTATTTCTATGAATTGCAAGGCGCGTACGATTTATCGCCATATTCAGCAGCTGGGAAAAGAAAATTGCGGGTTGCACAAGTTCAAGCAGGAAGGGCAGACTTTTTACGTCATCCAGCCAGAACAGAAGACTGACTTCAATCAGGATCTCGTGAAAAAGCTGGAGAAGCTTCGCAAGTCGTTTGAAAGCGATTCCCCGACTGGGATAAAGAACCTGAAAATCATCGACAACCTGATTAATTCTTTGAGCGTAACCGACCCGGATTCTTTCAAGGTGGATCCCATTTCGGTGGACCCCGATTTTGAACTGGATTACGGCCCCTTCTGCGATCGCAACCTCAAGGATACCATCGTTTCCAAAATCCTCAAGGCGATTCATGACGGCGTGAAAGTCAATATCACCTATCGCAGTGCTACGCATGAGGAAGAACAGACAACAGTTACGGTGAGTCCGGTCAAGCTCGTGCTCCGCATAGATACTCTTTACCTGATTGCTGCCGACGATGAATTCGAAGAAACCCAGATTTTCAAGAATTATGTTGTTGAAAATATTGTCAACATGACGATGACGAATATTCCAGTTGTAAAGCTGTCGTTTGATTCCAAGATTCATTATAAGTACACATTCGGCAAGTGGACCGATGCAAAACTCCAGCCGCAGGACATTTCGCTTTTGGTCAAGTCCAAGTGGTTGCAGAGCCAGTTCAAAAAATCCAACTTTGTCCCGGCGGCGGTCATTAAAGAAACCAAGTCTCGCTTTGTCGTGGAGTTGAAATTGCGTATTACTCCGGATTTCAAGTCTTGGCTTCTGGGCGTGCTCCCGGATGTGGAAATCCTGAAGCCGGCGAGCCTCAAGGCCGATATGAAAAACCTCGTTAAGGAAGCGATGAAATCTCTCCAGGGTTAA